From the genome of Turicibacter faecis, one region includes:
- the folK gene encoding 2-amino-4-hydroxy-6-hydroxymethyldihydropteridine diphosphokinase encodes MQIAYLGLGSNIGDKKKYLYDALQLLNRHEGIGITRVSSLYETEPWGYKEQDLFMNLVVEIETSLNPFELLEVCQLIESDLGRIREMKWGPRVIDVDILLYGKENIMTERLVVPHPYMTDRDFVMIPLAEINPQYKIKGKQAHEWSKKFNAMAIKKVSHSLGE; translated from the coding sequence ATGCAGATTGCCTACTTAGGGCTTGGATCTAATATAGGAGATAAAAAAAAATATTTATATGATGCTCTTCAACTATTAAATCGTCATGAGGGGATTGGAATAACTCGTGTTTCATCCCTCTATGAAACGGAACCGTGGGGATATAAGGAACAGGATCTTTTTATGAATCTCGTGGTAGAAATCGAAACTTCTTTAAACCCATTTGAATTATTAGAGGTTTGTCAGTTAATTGAAAGCGATCTTGGTCGTATTCGTGAGATGAAATGGGGTCCGCGTGTTATTGATGTAGATATACTACTTTATGGAAAAGAAAATATTATGACAGAGAGATTAGTTGTTCCTCATCCATATATGACTGATAGGGATTTTGTGATGATTCCTTTAGCTGAAATTAATCCTCAGTACAAGATTAAAGGAAAGCAAGCCCACGAATGGAGTAAAAAGTTTAATGCGATGGCAATTAAAAAAGTATCTCACTCTCTAGGAGAGTAA
- the folB gene encoding dihydroneopterin aldolase, whose product MEQIMLNDMIFVTRHGACPHEYEFDQKFKVDVWMKTNCVARAGASDALNLTINYADAYAIIEDIMYGEHVDLLETLAYRIGNSLIQTYRTIENVKVEVRKMQPPITNFNGTAAVSLLVTR is encoded by the coding sequence ATGGAACAAATTATGTTAAATGATATGATATTTGTAACAAGACATGGTGCGTGTCCCCATGAATATGAATTTGATCAGAAGTTTAAGGTCGATGTTTGGATGAAGACAAATTGTGTTGCTAGAGCTGGCGCATCAGATGCTTTAAATTTAACGATTAACTATGCAGATGCTTATGCTATTATTGAAGATATTATGTACGGTGAACATGTGGACTTGTTGGAAACGTTAGCGTATCGAATTGGAAATAGTTTAATTCAAACTTACCGCACGATTGAGAACGTAAAAGTTGAAGTAAGAAAGATGCAACCGCCTATTACAAACTTTAATGGAACGGCCGCTGTCAGTCTTTTAGTTACAAGATAG
- the folP gene encoding dihydropteroate synthase, producing MLFNQKKPLIMGILNITPDSFSDGGSYSQLDEIVKRAKQMVLDGADIIDVGGESTRPGSSIVRLEEELSRVIPVIKRLVTEIDVPISIDTYKAEVARQAVLAGATIINDIGGAKFDPLMPEVMAQTGAYVILMHNRKPNLEKTNCITAVSGSLTEYEDIVLTVKKEMMESIELVKAAGVNQDKIIIDPGIGFAKTVEGNIELLRRITELHDLGYPILLGVSKKGTIGHLLGGLGVNQRAEGTMAATCFAVSKNINIVRVHDVLENARAARVMEALIG from the coding sequence ATGTTATTTAATCAAAAGAAGCCGTTAATTATGGGTATTTTAAATATTACGCCGGATAGTTTTTCCGATGGTGGGAGTTATTCACAGCTTGATGAAATTGTGAAAAGAGCTAAACAAATGGTTTTAGATGGTGCTGATATTATTGATGTTGGGGGTGAGTCAACACGTCCGGGTTCTAGTATTGTTCGTTTAGAGGAGGAGTTAAGTCGAGTTATTCCGGTTATTAAACGACTAGTTACTGAAATTGACGTTCCTATTTCTATTGATACGTATAAGGCTGAGGTGGCAAGGCAAGCCGTCCTAGCGGGTGCAACAATAATTAATGATATCGGTGGAGCCAAATTTGATCCATTAATGCCTGAGGTGATGGCACAAACAGGTGCCTATGTTATTTTGATGCATAATCGTAAACCAAATTTAGAGAAAACAAATTGTATAACAGCGGTTAGCGGGTCATTGACTGAGTATGAGGATATCGTTTTAACCGTGAAGAAAGAAATGATGGAGAGTATTGAGTTAGTAAAAGCTGCAGGGGTGAACCAAGATAAAATAATTATTGATCCAGGGATTGGTTTTGCCAAAACCGTTGAGGGAAATATTGAATTATTACGACGAATTACAGAGCTACACGACTTGGGGTATCCCATTTTACTAGGTGTAAGTAAAAAAGGAACAATTGGTCATTTATTAGGTGGGTTAGGAGTAAATCAAAGAGCAGAGGGAACAATGGCAGCCACTTGCTTTGCGGTAAGTAAGAATATAAATATTGTTCGAGTGCATGATGTCCTTGAAAATGCTCGTGCAGCCCGGGTAATGGAAGCATTGATTGGCTAA
- the rbr gene encoding rubrerythrin, translating into MATLKGTETHKNLMRAFAGESQARNRYNFYESIARKQGYPLVADVFKLTAEQEKMHAKIFFQHLMDEFNGEEIQIDANYPVDLYQENTMQNLMASVRAEAHEHEEVYPAFAQVAKDEGFPQIAASFNFIGKIEETHRQRFATLAKEFEDDTMFKRATPIAWECQVCGHIHFGVAAPAMCPVCKHPKGFFKALENAN; encoded by the coding sequence ATGGCAACGTTAAAGGGAACTGAAACACATAAAAATTTAATGCGAGCATTCGCAGGGGAGTCTCAAGCACGCAATAGGTATAATTTTTATGAGAGTATTGCTAGAAAGCAAGGATATCCATTAGTTGCTGATGTCTTTAAATTAACAGCGGAACAGGAAAAGATGCATGCGAAGATATTTTTTCAACATTTGATGGATGAATTTAATGGAGAGGAAATTCAAATTGATGCGAATTATCCCGTAGACTTATATCAAGAGAATACGATGCAAAATTTAATGGCATCGGTGCGTGCAGAGGCACACGAGCATGAAGAGGTTTATCCGGCATTTGCTCAAGTTGCTAAAGATGAAGGATTTCCACAGATTGCGGCATCTTTTAATTTTATTGGAAAGATTGAAGAAACTCATCGCCAACGTTTCGCTACATTAGCCAAGGAATTTGAAGATGATACAATGTTTAAGCGTGCAACTCCTATTGCGTGGGAATGTCAAGTCTGTGGACATATCCATTTCGGAGTAGCAGCGCCGGCTATGTGTCCTGTTTGTAAACATCCTAAAGGCTTCTTTAAAGCGTTAGAGAACGCTAATTAA
- a CDS encoding DUF3908 family protein, protein MITINQLRENSMRYSDSQSVALIYLLKVIDECLVFDHKTVIYPKNLYCRDKSLILYIFTSDYQLIRLSYDAETVSMITRDLNHLIKSQYLISNQESQLSLMFEDEIIYLYPKMDTTSPYVKEFNSQLILICKYLQEKGK, encoded by the coding sequence ATGATTACCATTAATCAATTAAGGGAAAATTCAATGCGATATAGTGACTCCCAATCTGTAGCTCTTATTTACCTGTTAAAGGTTATTGATGAATGTCTTGTTTTTGATCATAAAACCGTCATTTATCCTAAAAATTTATATTGTAGGGATAAATCTTTAATCCTTTATATTTTTACTTCGGACTATCAGTTGATTAGGTTGAGTTACGACGCTGAAACCGTATCGATGATAACAAGAGACTTAAATCATTTAATTAAAAGTCAATATCTTATATCTAATCAAGAAAGTCAACTCAGTTTGATGTTTGAGGACGAGATTATCTATTTATATCCTAAAATGGATACGACGTCGCCTTACGTTAAAGAATTTAATTCTCAATTAATATTAATTTGTAAATATTTACAAGAAAAAGGAAAATAA
- the galU gene encoding UTP--glucose-1-phosphate uridylyltransferase GalU yields the protein MRKPVRKAVIPAAGLGTRFLPATKAQPKEMLPLVDKPTIQYIVEEAVASGIEEILIVTSSMKRPIEDHFDKSYELEDTLEKKGKLEMLEMVKEISNLVQIHYVRQKEAKGLGHAILCAKTFIKDEPFVVLLGDDVVVNDENPATKQLVQAYNKIGCSIMGVQRVPHEEVYKYGIVHPAESQRFNGDSRMVKLTGMVEKPRIDEAPSDLAIMGRYVLTPEIFEMLEDQEPGTGGEIQLTDAIDRLMDRQAVYAYDFQGKRYDVGDKFGFIKATIDFALEREDLGQQVRDYLLKEILPRLEGERVSL from the coding sequence ATGCGGAAACCAGTAAGGAAGGCGGTTATTCCAGCGGCAGGGTTGGGAACAAGGTTTTTGCCTGCAACTAAGGCACAGCCCAAAGAAATGTTGCCTCTTGTGGATAAACCGACCATTCAATATATTGTTGAAGAGGCGGTTGCATCCGGAATTGAGGAAATTTTAATTGTAACAAGTTCTATGAAACGACCAATTGAGGACCATTTTGATAAATCATATGAATTAGAAGATACACTAGAGAAAAAGGGAAAATTAGAAATGTTAGAGATGGTGAAAGAGATTTCTAATTTAGTTCAAATTCATTACGTTCGTCAAAAGGAGGCAAAGGGATTAGGACATGCCATTTTATGTGCTAAAACCTTTATTAAAGATGAACCTTTTGTTGTCTTATTAGGTGACGATGTGGTAGTCAATGATGAAAATCCGGCTACAAAGCAACTTGTACAAGCATATAATAAAATTGGATGTTCTATTATGGGAGTACAGAGGGTTCCTCATGAGGAAGTTTATAAGTACGGGATTGTACACCCTGCTGAGTCTCAAAGGTTTAACGGTGATTCTAGAATGGTAAAGTTAACAGGAATGGTTGAAAAGCCACGGATTGATGAAGCACCTTCAGATTTGGCTATTATGGGAAGATATGTACTTACACCTGAAATTTTTGAAATGTTAGAAGACCAAGAGCCTGGTACAGGGGGTGAAATTCAATTAACGGATGCTATTGATCGATTAATGGATCGTCAGGCGGTATATGCCTATGATTTTCAAGGAAAGCGATATGATGTTGGAGATAAATTTGGATTCATTAAAGCGACGATTGACTTTGCGCTAGAGCGTGAAGACCTTGGGCAACAGGTAAGGGATTATTTGTTGAAAGAGATCCTTCCACGTTTGGAAGGAGAGCGTGTCTCACTTTAA
- a CDS encoding tyrosine-protein phosphatase has translation MIDLHCHILPGIDDGAKDMDETLEMARIATSQGIKNIICTPHYIQYNDSSNKNHLEGLVQEVNKCLYKEGILLNLSVGHEIYITPDLPKLVREGEVATLNNSRYILIEFPMNDIPIYAEDVFYELRLMGLVPILAHPERYPMIMENPNLLLKFLNLGVLCQANVGSIRGLFGERVQKTVMTLIDHNMIHFIATDAHSTKRRSPKIKEALEVIKEHDLQLVEELFYENPLKVYQNEEIDAPKPKEVVKKGFFFNLFSKRILK, from the coding sequence ATGATCGATCTTCATTGTCACATTTTACCGGGTATAGATGATGGTGCAAAAGATATGGATGAAACATTAGAAATGGCTCGGATTGCTACCAGTCAAGGAATAAAAAATATTATTTGTACCCCTCACTATATCCAATATAATGATTCATCTAATAAAAACCACTTAGAAGGATTAGTTCAAGAAGTGAATAAATGTCTATATAAAGAGGGAATTTTGTTAAACTTATCGGTTGGTCATGAAATTTATATTACCCCGGATCTGCCTAAACTAGTGCGAGAAGGTGAAGTTGCTACCTTAAATAACTCAAGATACATTTTAATTGAGTTTCCAATGAACGACATACCAATTTACGCAGAGGATGTTTTCTATGAATTAAGGTTGATGGGATTAGTACCAATCTTGGCACATCCTGAACGTTATCCAATGATAATGGAAAATCCGAATCTTCTATTAAAATTTTTAAATTTAGGAGTTTTGTGTCAGGCTAATGTAGGAAGTATTAGGGGGTTGTTTGGGGAACGAGTTCAAAAGACAGTTATGACGCTTATTGATCATAATATGATTCATTTTATTGCGACAGATGCCCATAGTACTAAACGTAGGTCGCCTAAAATTAAAGAGGCCTTAGAAGTAATTAAAGAGCATGATTTGCAATTAGTAGAGGAATTATTTTATGAGAATCCATTAAAAGTCTATCAAAATGAAGAAATTGATGCACCTAAGCCAAAAGAGGTAGTGAAAAAAGGATTTTTCTTTAATTTATTTTCAAAAAGGATACTGAAGTAA
- a CDS encoding class D sortase — protein MRKWVSAVLIVLGTLCCVYAVYPILEVHQGINMALDKWEDVKEDKTPEEEKAERADGIIGILQLGNNEKKIPIHVGTTDKELSQGIGLDELTVLPGAIGNSVLYGHRENVLWELKDIEVGDHITIQGVESTLVFEVKEIQIVDPYDPYIYEKSQEPTITLVTCYPFIYMGPTPQRFVVRAQLKSI, from the coding sequence TTGAGAAAATGGGTCTCTGCCGTACTCATAGTTTTGGGAACATTGTGTTGTGTATATGCTGTATATCCAATTTTAGAAGTTCATCAGGGGATAAACATGGCCTTAGACAAGTGGGAGGATGTCAAAGAGGATAAAACACCAGAAGAGGAAAAAGCGGAGCGCGCGGATGGAATTATTGGAATTTTACAATTAGGTAATAATGAAAAAAAAATTCCCATCCATGTAGGAACAACTGATAAGGAATTAAGTCAGGGAATAGGGTTAGATGAATTAACGGTTCTTCCGGGTGCTATAGGAAACTCTGTTCTATATGGGCATAGGGAGAATGTGCTATGGGAATTAAAAGATATTGAGGTGGGTGACCACATTACGATTCAGGGGGTAGAGAGTACGTTGGTGTTTGAAGTTAAAGAAATTCAGATTGTGGATCCATACGATCCATATATTTATGAAAAGTCTCAGGAGCCGACCATTACACTTGTTACATGTTATCCTTTCATTTATATGGGACCTACGCCGCAACGCTTTGTTGTTAGAGCGCAATTGAAAAGCATATAA
- a CDS encoding siderophore ABC transporter substrate-binding protein, which yields MKIRLKKLFMNVIAGIGVVSLVACSQPVDQEAKDPKETEKQTVEVTHEYGKTVVEKNPKNIVVFDFGILDALDYMGVEVKGLPKSGAIPSHLSKFESDEYVNVGGLKEPDLEKIYEMNPGLIIISGRQADYYEELSKIAPTLYMGLDSEDYLASFEKNMKVLADIFDKTDIVEKGLAEVNEKIEDLNKKVSEQGLNALVVLTNEGAVSAYGANSRFGMIHQNFGFKEADENLGESSTHGSKVSFEYISNINPNYLFVIDRGAVVGGDSNAQGTLDNELINSTSAAQNNNIVYLDAAIWYTATGGFNSTIKMVDEVLGAIEK from the coding sequence ATGAAGATTAGGCTTAAGAAGTTATTTATGAATGTTATTGCAGGAATAGGGGTTGTATCATTAGTGGCGTGCTCACAGCCCGTTGATCAAGAAGCAAAAGATCCTAAGGAAACTGAGAAACAAACAGTAGAAGTTACCCATGAGTACGGAAAGACGGTTGTTGAAAAAAATCCTAAAAACATCGTTGTATTTGATTTTGGTATTTTAGATGCGTTGGATTATATGGGGGTAGAAGTTAAAGGATTACCTAAATCGGGTGCTATTCCTAGTCATTTATCAAAATTTGAATCGGATGAATATGTGAATGTTGGAGGATTAAAGGAACCAGATTTAGAAAAAATCTATGAAATGAATCCAGGGTTAATTATTATCTCAGGGCGTCAGGCAGACTACTACGAAGAATTAAGCAAAATTGCGCCAACGCTTTACATGGGATTAGATAGTGAAGATTATTTAGCCTCTTTTGAAAAAAACATGAAGGTACTTGCCGATATTTTTGATAAAACAGATATTGTTGAAAAGGGATTAGCTGAGGTTAACGAAAAAATTGAGGATTTGAATAAGAAAGTAAGTGAGCAAGGATTAAATGCTTTAGTTGTTTTAACAAATGAGGGAGCAGTTAGTGCTTATGGTGCTAATTCACGCTTTGGAATGATTCATCAAAATTTCGGATTTAAAGAAGCAGATGAAAACTTAGGAGAATCTTCGACACATGGTTCAAAAGTATCTTTTGAATATATCTCAAATATAAATCCTAATTACTTATTTGTTATTGACCGAGGTGCTGTTGTTGGTGGAGATTCAAATGCCCAAGGTACACTTGATAATGAGTTAATTAATTCAACAAGTGCCGCTCAAAATAATAATATTGTTTATTTAGATGCTGCTATTTGGTACACAGCAACAGGTGGATTTAATTCAACAATTAAAATGGTAGATGAGGTATTAGGGGCAATCGAGAAGTAA
- a CDS encoding iron ABC transporter ATP-binding protein, whose product MIEVKGISKKYSSKPVVNDVSFCIKKGKITSFIGPNGAGKSTVLGMMSRLLKMDAGEVFIEGKEISHWNTKELSKVIGILKQSNHLNVRLSVRDLVSFGRFPHSQGNLTQEDINKIDEAIDYMKLGDIQHKFLDELSGGQRQRAFIGMVLAQDTDYIFLDEPLNNLDMKHSVQIMKILRKITDELGKTVVMVIHDINFASCYSDEIIALKEGEVVISGTRDEIMKESILSKLYEMEFNVQKINNKKICVYY is encoded by the coding sequence ATGATTGAGGTTAAAGGAATTTCGAAAAAGTATAGCTCAAAGCCGGTTGTGAATGATGTTTCTTTTTGCATAAAAAAAGGAAAAATTACGTCATTTATTGGACCTAATGGGGCTGGGAAAAGTACGGTTCTTGGGATGATGAGTCGCCTACTCAAAATGGATGCGGGTGAAGTATTTATTGAAGGAAAAGAAATCTCCCATTGGAACACAAAGGAACTTTCTAAGGTAATAGGTATTTTAAAACAGAGTAATCATTTAAATGTCCGCTTAAGTGTAAGGGATTTAGTTTCATTTGGTCGCTTTCCACATAGCCAGGGTAATTTAACTCAGGAAGATATCAACAAAATTGATGAAGCGATTGATTATATGAAATTAGGAGATATCCAACATAAATTTTTGGATGAGTTGAGTGGTGGTCAGAGACAACGTGCATTCATTGGAATGGTTTTGGCACAAGATACGGATTATATCTTTTTAGATGAACCGTTGAATAATTTAGATATGAAGCATAGTGTGCAGATTATGAAAATATTACGCAAGATTACCGATGAATTAGGAAAAACAGTTGTTATGGTGATCCATGATATTAATTTTGCCTCTTGTTACTCTGATGAAATTATCGCTCTAAAGGAGGGTGAGGTTGTCATATCAGGAACTAGAGATGAAATTATGAAGGAATCGATATTAAGTAAGTTATATGAAATGGAATTTAATGTTCAAAAGATTAATAATAAAAAAATATGTGTTTATTATTAG
- a CDS encoding iron chelate uptake ABC transporter family permease subunit, which produces MRRHKVLIILIVLVVVSSFLFLMYGLNPNSYQYALSLRVPKLIAIALTGSGIALSSVIFQTVTNNRILTPSVLGLDSLYNLFQTLIVFVFGSLNIALAGSNINFLFSAALMIIFSLFLFKMMFKREGTNLFFLLMVGMVFGTLFSSLSSFMQMVMDPNEFLIVQNKMFASFNNVQSSLLMISIIIVSVAIGCICKDFKKLDVMSLGKEQAVNLGINYDYMVKKILIIVSILVSVSTALVGPITFLGILVTNLAYQLVKDYRHSVIVPTAILLSLAALIGGQFLVERVFHFSTTVGVIINFIGGLYFIYILLKEERA; this is translated from the coding sequence ATGCGTCGGCATAAGGTATTGATTATTTTAATTGTTTTAGTTGTTGTTAGTAGTTTCTTGTTTTTGATGTATGGATTAAATCCAAACTCTTATCAATATGCTTTATCTTTAAGGGTACCGAAACTAATAGCTATTGCTCTCACGGGAAGTGGGATTGCACTTTCTTCAGTTATTTTTCAAACCGTAACGAATAACAGAATATTAACGCCAAGTGTATTGGGCTTAGATTCTTTATATAACTTGTTCCAAACGTTAATTGTTTTTGTTTTTGGGTCACTAAATATTGCACTTGCAGGGTCTAATATTAACTTTTTATTCTCTGCTGCATTGATGATTATTTTTTCATTATTCCTTTTTAAAATGATGTTTAAAAGAGAAGGGACGAACTTATTCTTTCTTTTAATGGTTGGAATGGTTTTCGGGACATTATTCAGTAGTCTGTCTTCTTTTATGCAAATGGTAATGGATCCGAATGAATTTCTCATTGTTCAAAATAAAATGTTTGCAAGTTTTAATAATGTTCAGTCTTCCCTGTTAATGATTTCAATTATTATAGTAAGTGTTGCAATTGGATGCATTTGTAAAGATTTTAAAAAGTTAGATGTTATGTCATTAGGAAAAGAGCAAGCCGTTAATCTTGGAATTAACTATGACTATATGGTAAAAAAAATCTTAATTATCGTGTCAATTCTAGTCTCTGTTTCTACTGCACTTGTAGGACCTATTACTTTTCTTGGTATCTTAGTAACCAACTTGGCTTATCAGTTGGTGAAGGATTATCGTCATAGCGTAATAGTTCCTACTGCTATTCTTTTAAGTTTAGCAGCGCTGATTGGTGGACAGTTTTTAGTGGAAAGAGTCTTTCACTTTAGTACAACGGTAGGGGTAATTATTAATTTTATAGGTGGTTTATATTTTATTTACATCTTATTAAAGGAGGAGCGTGCATGA
- a CDS encoding ABC transporter permease, with product MRKRYLIILLGVLSVISVFIGASDVTLSSILNGDSQQLYILFISRIPRLLSVCVTGVGMGICGLIMQQLTRNKFVSPTTAATMDFAKLGMLIAMVFFAGASLVHKMVFAFICSLLGTFLFMGIMKQVKFRNSLFIPLIGMMLGNVVNSITSFIAYQFDLVQNISSWAQGDFTNIMKGNYELLYLSIPLVFIAFLYANKFTIAGMGEDFSANLGLNHKWVVNVGLTIIALITSVIIITVGSIPFIGLIVPNVVSMYLGDNLKRGLWHTALMGALFLLACDVIGRIVIYPYEVSIGLTVGVIGSIIFLYMLMRRGSNASA from the coding sequence ATGAGGAAGAGGTATTTAATCATTTTATTAGGAGTGCTATCGGTTATTTCTGTTTTTATAGGTGCAAGCGACGTAACGTTATCCTCCATTTTGAACGGAGATTCTCAACAATTATATATCCTTTTTATTAGTCGTATTCCACGTCTATTGAGTGTTTGTGTGACCGGGGTTGGAATGGGGATTTGCGGTTTAATTATGCAACAATTAACAAGGAATAAGTTTGTTTCTCCGACAACGGCGGCTACAATGGATTTTGCTAAACTCGGAATGTTAATTGCGATGGTCTTTTTTGCCGGGGCATCACTGGTTCATAAAATGGTGTTTGCCTTTATTTGTTCATTGCTAGGGACATTTCTCTTTATGGGAATTATGAAGCAAGTAAAGTTCCGAAATTCCTTGTTTATTCCTTTAATCGGGATGATGCTTGGAAATGTTGTGAATTCAATTACTAGCTTTATTGCTTATCAGTTCGATTTAGTTCAAAATATTTCGTCTTGGGCTCAAGGGGATTTTACGAATATTATGAAAGGAAATTATGAACTGTTATATCTTAGTATTCCTTTGGTTTTTATTGCGTTTCTGTATGCCAATAAATTTACGATTGCAGGAATGGGAGAAGATTTTTCAGCAAATTTAGGTTTAAATCATAAGTGGGTAGTAAACGTTGGATTAACAATTATTGCTCTGATTACATCTGTGATTATTATTACGGTTGGATCGATCCCGTTTATTGGATTAATTGTTCCTAATGTGGTGTCGATGTATTTAGGAGATAATTTAAAACGTGGTCTCTGGCATACAGCTTTGATGGGAGCCTTATTTCTATTAGCCTGTGATGTGATTGGACGAATCGTTATATATCCATACGAAGTTTCTATCGGTTTAACCGTTGGGGTTATCGGAAGTATAATCTTCTTATACATGCTGATGAGGAGGGGTTCAAATGCGTCGGCATAA